A window of the Lolium perenne isolate Kyuss_39 chromosome 7, Kyuss_2.0, whole genome shotgun sequence genome harbors these coding sequences:
- the LOC127326281 gene encoding uncharacterized protein, which yields MGPPAPPRRDRIYVTVAVARMFRDAGVPMPWRDVHLPTGGTEPRSGSVPPIPASAAPATPRSGAPRSVPADLRETQHGLCFPEALRPLCPSDPSACPWSVSKTTPVAFINIQAAVQLTSVTAKPAQQCYTPIDQPSCYLLPLLHAQIPCFIASIPHTQSLFLFSLASYARQPTISSLSCHLGVCSATTVASLAGWLLHAVPIVKFPIAWLLCIPAQTTVQQRSILCLLLDYVRFDTKTRSWTEKTMTKRYSLDITNFAASLLSGDLDVQPFASSRIGSRSGVVRYDEFSGCSSASFNRYEDRYNEERR from the exons ATGGGGCCGCCGGCGCCTCCCCgacgcgaccggatctacgtcaccgtagcggtggcgcgGATGTTcagggacgccggcgtcccaatgccgtggcgggacgtgcacctccccacGGGCGGCACCGAGCCCAGATCGGGTtcggtgccgcccatcccggcGTCGGCCGCGCCCGCTACGCCGAGATCCGGAGCGCCGCGCTCGGtgccggcggacctccgcgaGACCCAGC ATGGCCTCTGTTTCCCTGAAGCTCTTCGTCCACTCTGTCCGTCAG ATCCATCAGCGTGTCCTTGGTCTGTATCAAAAACGACGCCCGTCGCATTCATCAATATCCAAGCAGCTGTACAGTTG ACTTCAGTGACAGCGAAACCAGCCCAGCAGTGCTACACTCCCATCGACCAACCTAGCTGCTATCTTTTGCCTTTGCTCCACGCACAGATCCCATGTTTCATTGCCAGCATTCCACATACACAATCACTTTTCCTTTTTTCACTTGCTAGCTATGCACGGCAGCCAACCATCAGCAGCTTGAGTTGCCATCTTGGTGTGTGTTCAGCTACAACAGTTGCATCGCTAGCAG GCTGGCTGTTACATGCAGTTCCTATAGTCAAGTTTCCAATCGCTTGGCTCTTGTGTATTCCGGCGCAAACAACAGTGCAGCAGCGCAGTATTCTG TGTCTGCTGCTTGACTATGTTCGCTTCGACACCAAGACAAGGTCTTGGACCGAAAAGACAATGACGAAGCGATACTCCCTCGACATAACCAACTTCGCCGCTTCACTTCTCTCCGGTGATCTTGATGTGCAAC catttgcttcttcccggataggatcgcgaagtggtgtggtgagatacgacgagttctccggatgttcctcggcaagctttaacag gtatgaagatcggtacaatgaagaacgacgctag